The DNA sequence TCCTGCCGACGGCACCCTTCGACTAATGCGTAATCATCCTGCATATCAACGTTGACAGTCTAAAGACCCCTGCTCAACCCGTAGGGTTGGAACTGGGTAAAAAAAAAGTGTGCGCTCTTTTATAGGCTGTAGGCTCCTGTAGATCAAGGTGGAAAAAACGTATAATTAACCCTTGTCGTTCGCAAATACCCGACCGCAGATGTTGACTACCCCCGGAAATCTAACGCCTTAATTCTGATTCATGTATATTTGATAAACCCTTTGGTTGCTACTGCTTATGACTCGTCGCGATGCATTACGTTGGTCACTGGGCGCGGGAATAACGGCTCTGGCCTACCCTACCTGGTCATTGGCAGCCGCAGGCTCCCGCTTCAGAGTTGGCGCCTGCGACTGGTCTATCGGTCCCGCCGGTGACATCAACGCCTTTACGGTGGCCAAACAGATCGGGCTGGATGGCATCCAGGTGAGTCTGAACACCAAAGGGGACCACAACTATCTTCGTCTTCCCGACATGCAGGGGCGCTACCGGGAAGCCGTGCGGGAATCGGGCGTAGCGGTGGGCGGCCTGGCCATTGGCCTGTTGAACGAAATTCCCTATAAATCCGATCCGCGAACGGAACAATGGGTGCAGGATAGTGTCGATGTGGCCGTGGCATTGGGTGTGAAAACGATCCTGCTGGCCTTTTTCTCGAACAACGATCTCCGGAATGACCGGAAAGGGACAGACGTCGTTATTGAGCGGTTGAAGGCGGTTGCTCCCAGGGCCGAGAAGGCCGGTGTTGTGCTGGGTATTGAGTCGTGGCTGTCGGCACCAGAGCATCTCGCCATTATGGACGCTGTTGGCTCGCCGGCCGTCAAGGTCTACTATGACGTGTGCAATTCGTCGGTGATGGGTTACGACATCATCCGGGAAATCCGGATGCTGGGTAAAGACCGTATCTGTGAGTTTCACCTGAAAGAGAACGGATACCTGCTCGGCAAGGGAAACGTTGACCTGATTGCCGTCCGGAAGGCGCTAGATGAAATCAACTACACGGGATGGATTCACATAGAAGGGGCGGTACCAGCCGGGAAACCGATGCTGGCGAGCTATATTGAAAATAATAGGACGGTACGGTCGCTGTTTGTGTAAACAGACAGTTAGGCTTTTGGCTTAAGGTTGACCTGTCACGTGACTATGTTCTTAACGAGTACCATGAAACTAACGATTACCGCGTTCAACGGGCTGCCAATGGCCCTGATTACGGCTGGGTTACTGTTTCTGGCCGGGCAAACCGGTCAGTTGAAGACCGGATCGTCTGCCAGCTTCGATCCCAACACGGGCTACCATCGGCAGGGGCAGCTTCTGGGCGGACCGGATTCGACCCAGACGCTTTACCTGCCGGACGATCTGGAGGCAACCCTCTGGGCCGAAGCGCCCCTATTCTACAACCCGACCAATATGGACATTGATGCCAAAGGGCGGGTGTGGGTCACAGAAGCCGTTAACTACCGTGCCTTCAATAACAAACCCGGACCGGACGGTAGCGAGGGTCGGCTTGATCATCCCGAAGGGGAGCGGGTCATGATCCTGGAAGATACTAATGGCGACGGGAAGGCTGATGCCAGCAAGGTGTTTGTAACAGACCCTGACCTAGTATCGCCCCTCGGGATTGCCGTTATTGGCAATAAAGTTATCGTATCCTGCTCGCCCAATATCGTTGTGTACACCGATGAAGACGGCGATGA is a window from the Spirosoma rigui genome containing:
- a CDS encoding sugar phosphate isomerase/epimerase family protein; this translates as MTRRDALRWSLGAGITALAYPTWSLAAAGSRFRVGACDWSIGPAGDINAFTVAKQIGLDGIQVSLNTKGDHNYLRLPDMQGRYREAVRESGVAVGGLAIGLLNEIPYKSDPRTEQWVQDSVDVAVALGVKTILLAFFSNNDLRNDRKGTDVVIERLKAVAPRAEKAGVVLGIESWLSAPEHLAIMDAVGSPAVKVYYDVCNSSVMGYDIIREIRMLGKDRICEFHLKENGYLLGKGNVDLIAVRKALDEINYTGWIHIEGAVPAGKPMLASYIENNRTVRSLFV